Proteins from a single region of Flavobacterium sp. K5-23:
- a CDS encoding 3'-5' exonuclease, which yields MTFTAIDFETATAYHPCSVGIVTVENGVIVDEFVTLIKPPNNEYSPFTIKVHGIYPRDTVNAKTFAQVFPEIKKRLQNRVVVAHNESFDRNVLAKCMALYNLDYDELNIGIRWECTVKIYKAKGLKPTKLSDCCSAMNIALNHHEALSDARACAKLYLMR from the coding sequence ATGACCTTCACAGCCATTGATTTTGAAACTGCAACAGCATACCATCCATGTTCCGTAGGAATTGTAACCGTTGAAAATGGTGTTATTGTGGATGAGTTTGTGACTCTTATAAAACCACCAAATAACGAGTATAGTCCTTTTACGATTAAAGTACATGGAATTTATCCTAGAGATACAGTTAATGCCAAAACATTTGCACAAGTATTTCCTGAGATTAAAAAACGCCTGCAAAATAGAGTTGTGGTTGCTCATAATGAAAGTTTTGACCGAAATGTGTTGGCTAAATGTATGGCGTTATATAATTTAGATTATGATGAGTTGAACATAGGAATCCGTTGGGAATGCACAGTGAAAATTTATAAGGCTAAAGGATTGAAGCCAACAAAACTAAGCGATTGTTGCAGTGCAATGAATATAGCTTTAAATCATCACGAAGCTTTATCTGATGCGCGAGCTTGCGCTAAATTGTATTTGATGCGTTAA
- a CDS encoding pyridoxal-phosphate dependent enzyme, translated as MQYAENILGTIGNTPLVKLNKVTKEVEALVLAKVESFNPGNSAKDRMAVKMIADAEADGRLKPGGTIIEGTSGNTGMGLALVAIIKGYKLICVISDKQSKEKMDILRAVGAKVVVCPTDVEPTDPRSYYSVSKRLSEETPNSWYVNQYDNPSNAIAHYEQTGPEIWEQTEGKITHFVVGVGTGGTISGIAKYLKEKNPNIKIWGIDTYGSVFKKYHETGIFDENEIYSYITEGIGEDILPKNVDFSLIDGFTKVTDKDAAVYTRKIALEEGIFAGNSAGAAVKGLLQLKEHFKPEDVVVVMFHDSGSRYVGKMYNDDWMRERGFLDEEIKKAEDVIKDHIEKPLIVVRTEELVSHAIERMRKYKISQIPVIDITGFVGSVDESDLFQSYVNDKNSAERPIREIMGKPYPIVKMGTSIEEVSKLFSKENEAVLIDLGKGKHHIITKYDIIGSIK; from the coding sequence ATGCAATACGCAGAAAATATATTAGGAACTATTGGAAATACACCTTTAGTGAAATTAAACAAAGTCACTAAAGAAGTAGAAGCATTAGTACTTGCAAAAGTTGAATCTTTTAATCCTGGAAATTCTGCCAAAGACAGGATGGCTGTTAAAATGATTGCTGATGCAGAAGCTGATGGTAGATTGAAGCCAGGAGGAACAATAATTGAAGGAACTTCAGGGAATACTGGAATGGGGCTAGCACTAGTTGCTATTATAAAAGGTTACAAATTAATTTGTGTGATTTCAGACAAACAATCCAAGGAGAAAATGGATATTTTGCGTGCAGTTGGTGCAAAAGTAGTCGTTTGTCCTACTGATGTGGAACCTACTGATCCACGTTCTTATTATTCAGTTTCCAAAAGATTATCTGAAGAAACACCAAATTCTTGGTATGTAAATCAATATGACAACCCTTCAAACGCAATTGCACATTACGAACAAACTGGGCCTGAAATTTGGGAACAAACAGAAGGGAAAATAACACATTTTGTTGTTGGTGTTGGAACTGGAGGAACAATTTCAGGAATTGCAAAATATTTGAAAGAGAAAAATCCAAATATTAAAATTTGGGGTATTGATACTTATGGATCTGTATTTAAAAAATACCACGAAACTGGAATTTTTGATGAAAACGAAATTTACTCTTATATAACAGAAGGAATTGGAGAAGATATACTTCCAAAGAACGTTGACTTTTCTTTAATCGACGGCTTTACAAAAGTAACAGACAAGGATGCTGCAGTGTATACTCGTAAAATAGCACTTGAAGAAGGTATTTTTGCAGGAAATTCTGCCGGTGCAGCTGTTAAAGGTTTATTGCAGTTGAAAGAACATTTTAAACCTGAAGATGTTGTAGTGGTGATGTTCCATGATTCAGGAAGTCGTTATGTAGGTAAAATGTACAATGACGATTGGATGCGTGAAAGAGGTTTTCTGGATGAGGAAATTAAAAAAGCGGAAGATGTAATCAAAGATCATATCGAAAAACCATTAATTGTTGTACGTACTGAAGAATTAGTATCGCATGCAATTGAAAGAATGCGTAAATACAAAATTTCACAAATACCAGTAATAGATATTACAGGTTTTGTTGGGTCTGTGGATGAATCTGATTTATTTCAAAGTTATGTAAATGACAAGAATTCTGCTGAAAGACCTATTCGTGAAATTATGGGCAAACCTTATCCTATCGTTAAAATGGGAACTTCAATTGAAGAAGTTTCTAAGTTATTCAGCAAAGAAAACGAAGCTGTTTTAATTGATTTAGGAAAAGGAAAGCACCATATTATTACTAAATATGATATTATAGGGTCAATTAAATAA